In Deinococcus sp. Marseille-Q6407, a single window of DNA contains:
- a CDS encoding heparan-alpha-glucosaminide N-acetyltransferase domain-containing protein, with the protein MATELAGPEVQVHAQASEVGPAAPASPAQPPARRFRLTALDAWRGLTVLLMLLVNNVALGDFTPAQLVHAPFGGLTLTDLVFPWFLFCAGAALPFSLAAMQKAGVTGRLRFRRLLTRAARLYLLGAFVTSVTQHAPTLGLGVLQLIALATFFAALCGRLRGRWQLLVAGALLLGYALFLTVTPHPGGIGVVGETANPVQALNDAWLSPWGLRGLLSVVPATALVLLGAAVARPLQQKDPGAPWKLLGLGLLFGALGYGWAASGQLPFSKALWTPPYVLYSAGLGTLGILAFWLLADSGRVPGGAALLAPLTIPGRNALAGYVLPILIKVWILLDWQVTWTGKTESVAASLLELARASFGPAGGGWAYTLSYVLAVWLGLAWMARRGMIWKL; encoded by the coding sequence ATGGCAACAGAGTTGGCTGGCCCGGAGGTTCAAGTACATGCACAGGCGTCCGAGGTCGGCCCGGCTGCCCCCGCCTCCCCCGCCCAGCCACCGGCCCGCCGCTTCCGGCTGACCGCCCTGGACGCCTGGCGCGGCCTGACCGTGCTGCTGATGCTGCTGGTCAACAACGTCGCGCTGGGCGACTTTACGCCGGCGCAGCTGGTCCACGCTCCTTTCGGCGGCCTGACGCTGACCGACCTGGTGTTTCCCTGGTTTCTGTTCTGCGCTGGGGCTGCCCTGCCGTTCTCGCTGGCCGCCATGCAGAAAGCGGGCGTGACCGGCCGGCTGCGCTTTCGCCGCCTGCTGACCCGCGCCGCGCGGCTGTACCTGCTGGGTGCCTTCGTGACCAGCGTGACCCAGCATGCGCCGACGCTGGGGCTGGGGGTGCTGCAGCTGATTGCCCTGGCCACCTTTTTTGCGGCGCTGTGCGGCCGCCTGCGTGGGCGCTGGCAGCTGCTGGTCGCGGGCGCCTTGCTGCTGGGCTACGCCCTGTTTCTGACAGTGACGCCGCATCCGGGCGGCATAGGCGTGGTGGGCGAAACGGCCAACCCGGTTCAGGCCCTGAACGACGCCTGGCTTTCCCCCTGGGGCCTGCGCGGGCTGCTCTCGGTGGTTCCGGCTACGGCGCTGGTGCTGCTGGGCGCGGCGGTGGCCCGCCCACTCCAGCAAAAAGACCCCGGCGCCCCCTGGAAACTGCTGGGGCTGGGTCTGCTGTTCGGCGCGCTGGGATACGGCTGGGCCGCCAGCGGGCAGCTGCCGTTCAGCAAGGCTCTCTGGACGCCGCCCTATGTGCTGTACAGCGCTGGCCTGGGTACTTTGGGCATTCTGGCCTTCTGGCTGCTGGCCGATTCCGGCCGGGTGCCCGGCGGCGCGGCGCTGCTGGCCCCGCTGACCATTCCGGGCCGCAACGCGCTGGCCGGCTACGTGCTGCCCATCCTGATCAAAGTGTGGATTCTGCTGGACTGGCAGGTCACTTGGACCGGCAAGACCGAATCGGTCGCGGCCTCGCTGCTGGAGCTGGCCCGGGCCAGTTTCGGGCCAGCTGGGGGCGGCTGGGCCTACACGCTGAGCTACGTGCTGGCCGTCTGGCTGGGCCTGGCCTGGATGGCCCGCCGGGGGATGATCTGGAAGCTCTAG
- the kdpC gene encoding potassium-transporting ATPase subunit KdpC, with amino-acid sequence MTTPNAHLQDSASLPAERPTPLPRLLLSALLTTLVAGAAFPNQTGGSLVTRGGQVVGSAVLGQNFTSPRYLHGRPSMTNKTDGSGPQPYNAENSGASNWGPTNAKLRDAVQGRITAFRQENGLGADVPVPVDAVTASASGLDPDVTLATALLQVSRIAQARGVQPAEVEKVIRAHLKGRDLGLLGEPRVNVLAVNLSLDGQPTGPEAQPAD; translated from the coding sequence ATGACCACCCCCAATGCCCACCTTCAGGACTCTGCCTCCCTCCCCGCCGAGCGCCCCACGCCGCTGCCCCGGCTGCTGCTCAGTGCGCTGCTGACCACCCTGGTCGCGGGCGCCGCGTTTCCGAATCAGACGGGCGGCAGCCTGGTGACGCGGGGCGGCCAGGTGGTCGGCTCGGCGGTCCTGGGCCAGAACTTCACCTCGCCGCGTTACCTGCACGGTCGCCCCTCCATGACCAACAAGACCGACGGCAGCGGCCCCCAGCCCTACAACGCCGAGAACTCCGGCGCCAGCAACTGGGGCCCCACCAATGCCAAACTGCGGGACGCGGTGCAAGGGCGCATCACTGCCTTCCGCCAGGAAAACGGCCTGGGCGCGGACGTGCCGGTGCCTGTAGATGCCGTGACCGCCTCGGCCAGCGGCCTGGACCCTGACGTGACGCTGGCAACGGCGCTGCTGCAGGTCAGCCGCATCGCTCAGGCGCGGGGCGTGCAGCCTGCCGAGGTGGAAAAAGTGATTCGCGCCCACCTGAAGGGCCGTGACCTGGGCCTGCTGGGTGAGCCGCGCGTGAACGTGCTGGCGGTGAATCTGAGCCTGGACGGGCAGCCGACCGGCCCGGAAGCTCAGCCGGCTGACTAG
- the kdpA gene encoding potassium-transporting ATPase subunit KdpA codes for MPASLVQFVVLLAVMAALVVPVGNWLYSLASGHKDTALERLTYRVIGVNPRERMDWKRYGLAIVVSNLVMLLLAYLLLRLQGLLPWNPAGLAAQSPDLASNTVVSFMTNTNWQAYSGEQSLSYFSQMAVITTFMFTSAATGFAAALAFMRGLAGRDGANLGNFWVDVTRLIYRVLLPVCFVLALVFVWQGMPQTLNAYATATTLEGAAQRIALGPVASLESIKHIGTNGGGFFSMNAAHPFENPTPLTNALHILSMLLLPSALTYVFGRMLGNLKQGWVIFGGMLVMFVGFLALIFGFEQAGNPILSGLGAEQAITATQAGGNMEGKEVRFGIAQTSLFATTTTAATTGSVDAMHDSFTGMGGFVPMLQMMLNNVFGGKGVGFINFVQYLVLGVFIAGLMVGRTPEFLGKKIEAKEVKLTMLAVLAHPLSILGFSALAVVLPGALGSLNNPGPHGFSEILYAYTFGTANNGSAFAGLSANTLFYNLTIGLSMLMGRYLMLLPMLAVAGMLAVKRRVPTGSGTLPTDTALFGALTVFVILIVGALTFLPALTLGPVADHLQMLRGVVLK; via the coding sequence ATGCCCGCATCTCTCGTGCAATTCGTGGTGCTGCTCGCCGTAATGGCGGCGCTGGTCGTTCCCGTCGGCAACTGGCTGTACAGCTTGGCCAGTGGACACAAAGACACCGCCCTGGAGCGGCTCACCTACCGCGTCATCGGCGTCAATCCCCGCGAACGGATGGACTGGAAGCGCTACGGCCTCGCCATCGTGGTGTCCAACCTGGTCATGCTGCTGCTGGCTTACCTGCTGCTGCGGCTGCAAGGGCTGCTGCCCTGGAACCCGGCGGGCCTGGCCGCGCAGTCGCCCGACCTCGCCTCGAACACCGTGGTCAGCTTCATGACCAACACCAACTGGCAGGCCTACAGCGGCGAGCAGAGCCTGTCGTACTTTTCGCAGATGGCGGTCATCACGACCTTCATGTTCACCTCGGCGGCCACCGGCTTTGCGGCGGCGCTGGCCTTTATGCGCGGGCTGGCGGGGCGCGACGGCGCCAACCTGGGCAACTTCTGGGTGGACGTGACCCGGCTGATTTACCGGGTGCTGCTGCCCGTCTGCTTCGTGTTGGCGCTGGTGTTCGTGTGGCAGGGGATGCCGCAGACCTTGAACGCCTACGCGACGGCCACCACGCTGGAAGGCGCGGCCCAGCGCATCGCCCTGGGGCCGGTCGCCAGTCTGGAAAGCATCAAACACATCGGCACCAACGGCGGGGGCTTTTTCTCCATGAACGCCGCGCATCCCTTCGAGAACCCCACCCCGCTCACCAACGCGCTGCACATCCTCTCCATGCTGCTGCTGCCCTCGGCGCTGACCTATGTGTTCGGGCGGATGCTGGGCAACCTGAAACAGGGCTGGGTCATCTTCGGCGGGATGCTGGTGATGTTCGTGGGCTTCCTGGCCCTGATCTTCGGCTTCGAGCAGGCCGGTAACCCCATCCTGAGCGGCTTAGGCGCGGAGCAGGCCATCACGGCGACCCAGGCGGGCGGCAACATGGAAGGCAAGGAGGTGCGCTTCGGCATCGCGCAGACCTCGCTGTTCGCCACCACGACCACCGCCGCGACCACCGGCAGCGTGGACGCCATGCACGACTCGTTCACCGGCATGGGCGGTTTCGTGCCGATGCTGCAGATGATGCTCAACAACGTCTTCGGCGGCAAGGGCGTGGGCTTTATCAACTTCGTGCAGTACCTGGTGCTGGGCGTGTTTATCGCCGGGCTGATGGTGGGCCGCACGCCGGAATTCCTGGGCAAGAAGATTGAGGCGAAGGAAGTCAAGCTGACCATGCTGGCGGTTCTCGCCCACCCGCTGAGCATCCTGGGCTTCAGCGCGCTGGCCGTGGTGCTGCCCGGCGCCCTGGGTTCGCTGAACAACCCCGGCCCGCACGGCTTTTCCGAAATTCTGTACGCCTACACGTTCGGCACCGCTAACAACGGCAGCGCCTTTGCCGGCCTGAGCGCCAACACCCTCTTTTACAACCTCACCATCGGCCTGAGCATGTTGATGGGCCGCTACCTGATGCTGCTGCCGATGCTGGCGGTCGCGGGGATGCTGGCGGTCAAACGGCGCGTGCCGACCGGCTCCGGCACCCTGCCCACCGACACCGCGCTGTTCGGCGCTCTGACCGTGTTCGTGATCCTGATCGTGGGCGCGCTGACTTTCCTGCCCGCGCTGACGCTGGGGCCGGTCGCCGACCACCTCCAGATGCTGCGGGGCGTGGTGCTGAAATAA
- the kdpF gene encoding K(+)-transporting ATPase subunit F has translation MILALALISLALFVYLLYSLLHPEDF, from the coding sequence ATGATTCTCGCCCTCGCCCTGATTTCGCTGGCCCTGTTCGTCTACCTGCTGTACTCGCTGCTGCATCCGGAGGACTTTTAA
- the kdpB gene encoding potassium-transporting ATPase subunit KdpB, giving the protein MTAAPQPQQSIFSPELVRGAVKASFAKLSPRDQARNPVMFVVYVGTALTAYLTVANLLTGKPWGYELAVTLLLLTVLFANFAEGLAEARGKAQAASLRSAREDVKARRLMNGREEVVAGTQLQRGDLVVVEAGEMIPADGEIVEGLASVDESAITGESAPVIREAGTDHSGVTGGTKVLSDRIVVQITSGAGESFLDRMIALVEGASRQKTPNEIALSILLSGLTLIFLLAVVTLYPFTVYAGAPASAVTLIALLVCLIPTTIGGLLPAIGIAGMDRALQANVIAKSGKAVEVAGDVDVLLLDKTGTITIGNRMATKFHPLPGVTEAELAQAALLSSLADPTPEGKSIVALARQLGVDAPEPASAEFIEFTAQTRMSGVDFPGTSIRKGAGSRISALAGERGGRIPPELAAITDEVSRQGATPLTVIENDRLLGVVALSDIIKPGIRERFEQLRRMGLRTVMITGDNPLTAEAIAKEAGVDGFLAEATPEDKMEMIRQEQASGKLVAMMGDGTNDAPALAQADVGLAMNSGTQAAKEAGNMVDLDSDPTKLLEVVEIGKGLLITRGALTTFSIANDVAKYFAILPALFVTAYPQLGVLNVMGLHSPGSAVLSAVIFNALVIPALIPLALRGVPYKPMSAGALLNRNLLAYGLGGVLIPFVFIKLIDLLITPLMR; this is encoded by the coding sequence ATGACAGCGGCCCCTCAGCCTCAACAGAGCATCTTTTCTCCCGAGCTGGTGCGCGGCGCCGTCAAGGCCAGCTTTGCCAAGCTCTCGCCGCGCGACCAGGCCCGCAACCCGGTGATGTTCGTGGTGTACGTGGGCACCGCGCTCACCGCTTATCTGACCGTCGCCAACCTGCTGACCGGCAAGCCCTGGGGCTATGAGCTGGCCGTGACGCTGCTGCTGCTGACCGTCCTGTTCGCCAACTTCGCTGAAGGATTAGCCGAGGCGCGCGGCAAGGCGCAGGCGGCGTCGCTGCGTTCGGCGCGTGAAGACGTCAAAGCCCGGCGGCTGATGAACGGCCGCGAGGAAGTCGTGGCCGGCACACAGCTTCAGCGCGGCGACCTGGTCGTCGTGGAAGCGGGCGAGATGATTCCCGCCGACGGCGAAATCGTGGAGGGCCTCGCCAGCGTGGACGAGAGCGCCATCACCGGCGAATCGGCCCCCGTCATCCGCGAAGCCGGCACCGACCACAGCGGCGTGACCGGCGGGACCAAGGTGCTCTCCGACCGCATCGTGGTGCAAATCACCTCCGGCGCGGGCGAGAGCTTCCTCGACCGCATGATCGCGCTGGTGGAGGGCGCCAGCCGCCAGAAGACGCCCAACGAAATTGCGCTGTCTATTTTGCTCTCGGGCCTCACCCTGATTTTCCTGCTGGCGGTGGTCACGCTCTATCCCTTCACGGTGTACGCGGGCGCGCCGGCCTCGGCGGTCACCCTCATTGCGCTGCTGGTCTGCCTGATTCCCACCACCATCGGCGGGCTGCTGCCGGCCATCGGCATCGCCGGGATGGACCGGGCGCTGCAGGCCAACGTGATTGCCAAAAGCGGCAAGGCGGTGGAGGTGGCGGGCGACGTGGACGTGCTGCTGCTCGACAAAACCGGCACCATCACCATCGGTAACCGCATGGCGACCAAATTTCACCCGCTGCCCGGCGTGACCGAGGCGGAACTGGCGCAAGCCGCACTGCTGAGTAGCCTCGCCGACCCCACGCCCGAGGGCAAAAGCATCGTCGCGCTGGCCCGGCAACTCGGCGTGGACGCGCCCGAACCCGCCAGCGCCGAGTTCATCGAATTCACCGCCCAGACCCGCATGAGCGGCGTGGATTTTCCCGGCACCTCCATCCGCAAGGGCGCGGGCAGCCGCATCTCAGCGCTGGCGGGGGAGCGCGGGGGCCGCATTCCGCCCGAACTCGCCGCCATCACCGACGAGGTGTCGCGTCAGGGCGCCACGCCGCTCACCGTCATCGAAAACGACCGGCTGCTGGGCGTGGTGGCGCTCTCCGACATCATCAAACCCGGCATCCGCGAGCGCTTCGAGCAGCTGCGGCGCATGGGCCTGCGCACTGTCATGATTACCGGCGACAACCCGCTGACCGCCGAGGCGATTGCCAAAGAAGCTGGCGTGGACGGCTTTCTGGCCGAGGCCACGCCCGAAGACAAGATGGAGATGATTCGGCAGGAGCAGGCGAGCGGCAAGCTGGTCGCCATGATGGGCGACGGCACCAACGACGCTCCGGCGCTCGCGCAGGCCGACGTGGGCCTCGCCATGAACTCCGGCACCCAGGCCGCCAAGGAAGCCGGCAACATGGTGGACCTCGACTCGGACCCCACCAAGCTGCTGGAAGTGGTGGAAATCGGCAAAGGTCTGCTGATCACGCGCGGGGCGCTGACCACCTTTTCCATCGCCAACGACGTCGCCAAGTACTTCGCCATTCTGCCGGCGCTGTTCGTGACCGCCTACCCGCAACTCGGCGTGCTGAACGTGATGGGCCTGCACTCGCCGGGCAGCGCCGTGCTGAGCGCCGTGATTTTCAACGCGCTGGTCATTCCCGCGCTGATTCCGCTGGCGCTGAGGGGCGTGCCTTATAAGCCGATGAGCGCCGGAGCGCTGCTCAACCGCAACCTGCTGGCCTACGGCCTGGGCGGCGTGCTGATTCCCTTCGTGTTCATCAAGCTGATTGACCTGCTGATTACGCCGTTGATGCGCTGA
- a CDS encoding response regulator codes for MARMTTREFLRELFAPPALPLAPQVVWAVCVTLMALAFVADLMTPASLAVGTVLSAAVAFSMLGGRREVTWQLTALALTLNLAAGLWNAQRDGLDTTALLNRLTSLVTVFLVGALTLRAREASERGVRLEEDQRQLTRERTLRALAQSMGGPLGQSEFVERAAPALLEASGALRVEIGAVEKAMLRGPHALAAVSDDLLEPSRLGSRIPLEYLAHPAHAGNLWAVDGGHTWLARLRRPSEGDLLIILSGPKLEPALLAEAVGALQPLLERTVLLDDLRENRAQLERRGEVMRDLIYAFSHDLRTPLMANAMNMRAALGGAYGPLPEEYRATLRHGLESNAALLSLAEQLLEVARFESGQIMDDPPEPVPLRPLVEGVLAELEPQIQEKGIELETSLTPLTVPGWPHELRRAVQNLAGNAIKFVPPGGRVRVQLSEEYGEAVLRVADNGAGVPLSQEAQLFRRFRGSGAGSGKGLGLYLTRQIALAHGGQVSYRRASGEGGGSRRRPLQRLHPEPAADVCPTASRAQSRQNVRGMSEQSTRILIVEDHPFTRDGLRAILNLEPDLDVVAEARSGEEALELLEHTAVDLVIMDIGLPGMDGIEAVSRIRARWPQLHTVMLTAHDMRQEVLAALASGAQAYCLKSASPELLLLAVRAAASGSAYLDPQVAHHVLGEIRAPYQADLLTARERQVLRGIAEGQANREIAADLGISTSMVKLHVQEILDKLQAADRTQAAVKALRSGMI; via the coding sequence ATGGCCCGGATGACCACCCGCGAATTCCTGCGCGAACTGTTCGCCCCGCCGGCTCTGCCGCTTGCGCCCCAGGTCGTCTGGGCGGTGTGCGTGACCCTGATGGCGCTGGCCTTCGTGGCCGACCTGATGACGCCGGCCTCGCTGGCGGTGGGCACGGTGCTGAGCGCGGCAGTGGCCTTCAGCATGCTGGGCGGACGGCGCGAGGTAACCTGGCAGCTGACTGCGCTGGCACTGACGCTGAACCTGGCCGCCGGGCTCTGGAATGCCCAGCGCGACGGCCTGGACACCACCGCCCTGCTCAACCGCCTGACCAGCCTGGTGACGGTCTTTCTGGTGGGGGCGCTGACCCTGCGCGCCCGTGAAGCGTCCGAGCGGGGCGTGCGGCTGGAAGAAGACCAGCGCCAGCTGACCCGCGAGCGCACCCTGCGGGCCCTGGCCCAGAGCATGGGCGGCCCGCTGGGGCAAAGCGAATTCGTGGAGCGGGCCGCCCCGGCCCTGCTGGAAGCCAGCGGCGCGCTGCGGGTGGAAATCGGCGCGGTGGAAAAGGCCATGCTGCGGGGACCACACGCCCTGGCCGCCGTCAGCGACGACCTGCTGGAACCGTCACGGCTGGGCAGCCGCATTCCGCTGGAATATCTGGCGCACCCGGCGCACGCCGGCAACCTCTGGGCAGTGGACGGCGGCCACACCTGGCTGGCGCGGCTGCGGCGTCCCAGCGAGGGCGACCTGCTGATTATTCTGAGCGGCCCCAAGCTAGAACCGGCCCTGCTGGCCGAGGCGGTAGGGGCGCTGCAGCCCCTGCTGGAACGCACCGTGCTGCTGGACGACCTGCGCGAGAACCGCGCCCAGCTGGAACGTCGCGGCGAGGTGATGCGCGACCTGATCTACGCTTTTTCGCACGACTTGCGCACGCCCCTGATGGCCAACGCCATGAACATGCGGGCGGCGCTAGGCGGTGCCTACGGCCCGCTGCCGGAGGAGTACCGCGCCACGCTGCGCCACGGCCTGGAATCCAACGCGGCGCTGCTCTCGCTGGCCGAGCAGCTGCTGGAAGTGGCCCGCTTCGAGAGCGGACAGATCATGGACGACCCGCCCGAGCCGGTGCCGCTGCGCCCGCTGGTGGAGGGTGTGCTGGCCGAACTGGAGCCGCAAATCCAGGAAAAAGGCATTGAATTGGAGACCAGCCTGACTCCGCTGACCGTGCCCGGCTGGCCGCACGAACTGCGCCGCGCTGTGCAGAACCTGGCCGGCAACGCCATCAAGTTCGTGCCGCCCGGCGGCCGGGTGCGGGTGCAGCTGAGCGAGGAATACGGTGAAGCGGTGCTGCGGGTGGCCGACAACGGGGCCGGGGTGCCGCTCAGCCAGGAAGCCCAGCTGTTCCGGCGTTTCCGGGGCAGCGGCGCCGGCAGTGGCAAGGGCCTGGGCCTGTACCTCACCCGGCAGATTGCTCTGGCGCACGGTGGGCAGGTCTCTTATCGCCGCGCGTCCGGCGAGGGGGGGGGGAGCAGGCGGCGGCCCTTACAGCGTCTTCACCCTGAGCCTGCCGCTGACGTCTGTCCCACTGCCAGCAGGGCGCAGAGCAGGCAAAATGTCAGAGGCATGAGCGAACAGAGCACCCGCATCCTGATCGTCGAGGATCATCCTTTTACCCGTGACGGCCTGCGGGCCATCCTTAATCTGGAGCCGGACCTGGACGTGGTGGCCGAAGCCCGCAGCGGCGAAGAAGCGCTGGAGCTGCTGGAGCACACAGCGGTGGACCTGGTGATCATGGACATCGGGCTGCCGGGGATGGACGGCATCGAGGCAGTCAGCCGCATCCGGGCGCGCTGGCCGCAGCTGCACACGGTGATGCTGACCGCCCACGACATGCGCCAGGAGGTGCTGGCGGCGCTGGCTTCCGGGGCGCAGGCCTACTGCCTCAAGAGTGCCTCACCGGAACTGCTGCTGCTGGCGGTGCGGGCGGCCGCTTCCGGCAGCGCCTACCTTGACCCGCAGGTGGCCCACCACGTGCTGGGCGAGATCCGCGCGCCGTATCAGGCCGACCTGCTGACCGCCCGCGAGCGGCAGGTGCTGCGCGGCATCGCCGAGGGCCAGGCCAACCGCGAAATCGCCGCCGACCTGGGCATCAGCACCAGCATGGTCAAGCTGCATGTGCAGGAGATTCTGGACAAATTGCAGGCCGCCGACCGCACCCAGGCTGCCGTCAAGGCGCTGCGCAGCGGCATGATCTAG
- the dinB gene encoding DNA polymerase IV has translation MSAPQRKIIHVDMDAFYASVEQRDHPELRGQPLAVAWGGRRSVVLTASYEARPFGVHSAMPLYRALERCPGLLVVPPRFAAYREVSGQLHEVFHEYTAAVEPLSLDEAYLDVTEPRRGPPSATLIARAIRSEIRRRTGLSATAGVSVNKFLAKLASGLNKPDGLTVLLPAEADALLLELPVEAFHGIGPATARRLRALGIGTGAELRAGSPELLTRHFGKAGGISGASPMGRTTARWRPTGRTRASAARKPMPTIFTVCRQCGPGCRRWPRRWRRGWSGPGWSGAR, from the coding sequence GTGAGTGCGCCGCAGCGCAAGATCATTCATGTGGATATGGACGCTTTTTACGCCTCGGTCGAGCAGCGGGATCACCCCGAGCTGCGCGGCCAGCCGCTGGCGGTGGCCTGGGGTGGGCGGCGTAGCGTGGTGCTGACCGCCAGCTACGAGGCGCGGCCTTTTGGCGTGCACAGCGCCATGCCGCTTTACCGCGCCCTAGAACGCTGCCCGGGGCTGCTGGTGGTGCCGCCGCGCTTTGCGGCTTACCGTGAGGTGAGCGGGCAGCTGCATGAGGTGTTTCACGAGTACACGGCTGCCGTCGAGCCGCTGTCGCTGGACGAGGCTTATCTGGATGTCACCGAGCCGCGGCGCGGCCCGCCCAGCGCCACCCTGATCGCCCGCGCCATCCGCTCGGAGATTCGCCGGCGCACCGGCCTGAGCGCCACCGCCGGGGTCAGCGTGAACAAGTTCCTGGCCAAGTTAGCCAGCGGCCTGAACAAGCCCGACGGCCTGACCGTGCTGCTGCCGGCCGAGGCAGACGCCCTGCTGTTGGAACTGCCGGTTGAGGCTTTTCACGGCATCGGCCCGGCCACGGCCCGCCGGCTGCGGGCGTTGGGCATCGGGACCGGCGCGGAGCTGCGGGCGGGCTCGCCGGAGCTGCTGACCCGGCACTTCGGCAAGGCGGGGGGCATTTCTGGCGCATCGCCCATGGGCAGGACGACCGCCCGGTGGAGGCCAACAGGCCGCACAAGAGCATCGGCAGCGAGGAAACCTATGCCGACGATCTTTACGGTCTGCCGGCAGTGCGGGCCCGGTTGCCGGCGCTGGCCGCGCAGGTGGCGGCGCGGCTGGAGCGGGCCGGGCTGGTCGGGCGCACGGTGA
- a CDS encoding ZIP family metal transporter, protein MALPLYAAGLSRRRAFMFGQASALVEPVGGYLGALFVVNALPFLPYALSFAAGAMIFVVIEELIPESQRTGLTDLATLSALGGFVAMMVLDVALG, encoded by the coding sequence GTGGCCCTGCCGCTGTACGCGGCCGGCCTCTCGCGCCGGCGGGCGTTCATGTTCGGGCAGGCGTCGGCGCTGGTGGAGCCGGTCGGGGGCTACCTGGGTGCGCTGTTCGTGGTGAATGCTCTCCCCTTTTTGCCCTACGCCCTGAGCTTCGCGGCCGGCGCGATGATTTTCGTGGTGATCGAGGAACTGATTCCCGAATCCCAGCGCACCGGCTTGACCGACTTGGCAACCCTCTCGGCGCTGGGCGGGTTCGTCGCCATGATGGTGCTGGATGTGGCGCTGGGTTGA
- a CDS encoding ZIP family metal transporter, whose translation MDGLFSFFQQLSPPQQALGATIFTWSLTALGASLVLFTRSVSPRLLSAAQGLAAGVMLAASFWSLLNPAIEMAGNQGMVPWVPAAVGLLLGAGFVGGLDKLLPHLHPGFAREQAEGVPVRWSQGALLLAAMTIHNLPEGMAVDVSFGGPARAQREPRWAARWPWRWGSVFRTFQKGWRWPCRCTRPASRAGGRSCSGRRRRWWSRSGATWVRCSW comes from the coding sequence GTGGACGGCCTGTTTTCCTTTTTCCAGCAGCTTTCTCCCCCTCAGCAGGCCCTGGGTGCCACCATTTTTACCTGGTCTCTTACGGCGCTGGGGGCTTCGCTGGTGCTGTTTACGCGCTCGGTCAGTCCGCGGCTGCTGAGTGCCGCCCAGGGCCTGGCCGCCGGGGTGATGCTGGCCGCCAGCTTCTGGTCGCTGCTCAACCCGGCGATAGAGATGGCCGGGAATCAGGGCATGGTGCCCTGGGTTCCGGCGGCCGTGGGGCTGCTGCTGGGCGCCGGCTTTGTGGGCGGGCTGGACAAACTGCTGCCGCACCTGCACCCCGGTTTCGCCCGCGAGCAGGCCGAGGGCGTGCCGGTGCGCTGGTCACAGGGCGCCCTGCTGCTGGCCGCCATGACCATCCACAACCTGCCTGAAGGCATGGCGGTGGACGTCAGCTTCGGCGGGCCGGCCAGGGCGCAGAGGGAGCCACGCTGGGCAGCGCGCTGGCCCTGGCGCTGGGGATCGGTATTCAGAACATTCCAGAAGGGCTGGCGGTGGCCCTGCCGCTGTACGCGGCCGGCCTCTCGCGCCGGCGGGCGTTCATGTTCGGGCAGGCGTCGGCGCTGGTGGAGCCGGTCGGGGGCTACCTGGGTGCGCTGTTCGTGGTGA